In one window of Erythrolamprus reginae isolate rEryReg1 chromosome 1, rEryReg1.hap1, whole genome shotgun sequence DNA:
- the LOC139162176 gene encoding uncharacterized protein: MQRGSENGAPPQSIQFALKDVERKCRASCISQGHSVVVKPLVALRCSRPIADSAQASQVLELKLATRRQIAGRWTAGNVGLLKLQQEIYVSQEATVRTGHRTTDQFKIGKGVRQGCKLSPSLFNFYAEHIMRKAGLDESQVGIKIARRNINNLRYADDTTLMAESEEGLKRFLMRVKKENTKVGWNLNIKKSKIMATSPLNSWQVDGGSDRFYFLGSKITIHWDCSQQIKRRLLLGRKVKANLDSILKSRDITLPTKVCIIKAMVFSVAKYGCESWTIRKAEHQRIELWCWRRLMQVPWTVRQ, translated from the exons ATGCagaggggtagcgaaaatggagctccaccccagagcatccaatttgcactgaaagatgtggaaagaaaatgcagggcatcctgcataagccaaggccacagcgtggtagtaaaacctttggtagcccttcgctgttCCCGACCCATagctgattcagcacaggcaAGCCAGGTGCTAGAACTGAAACTAgctacaaggaggcaaattgctgggaggtggactgctggcaatgttggactgTTGAAACTACAacaag aaatCTATGTCAgtcaagaagcaacagtgagaACTGGACACAGAACCACTGATCAGTTCAAAATTGGAAAAGGAGTCCGACAAGGCTGTAAACTGTCACCCAGCCTATTTAACTTCtatgcagagcacatcatgagaaaggcagggctagatgaatcacaagttggaattaagattgccaggagaaatatcaacaacctcagatatgcagatgataccactctaatggcagaaagtgaagagggaCTAAAGAGGTTCTTGATGCGGGTGAAGAAGGAGAACACAAAAGTTGGCTGGAACCTCAACATTAAAAAAAGTAAGATCATGGCGACCAGCCCTCTCAATTCTTGGCAAGTagatggaggtagtgacagattttattttctgggctccaagatcaccatACACTGGGATTGCAGCCAACaaattaaaagacgcttgctcctggggaggaaagttaaggcaaatctagacagcatactaaaaagcagagacatcacgctgccaacaaaagtgtgtatcaTCAAAGCTATGGTTTTCTCAGTCGCAAAGTacggctgtgaaagttggaccataagaaaggctgagcaccaaagaattgaactatggtgctggagaagactcatgcaagtcccttggactgtaAGGCAATAA